The DNA sequence AATCGCGTTCCCCGCCCCATGACGTGtttctcatcatcctcttcttcagcagcgtctcttcttccacatATCCTCTCTCCTCGGCCTACGCTCCGCCGCATGCCACGGAACACATCCCTCGCAGCCGGATGCACCACTGTGTACCATGCATGCATACATCCACCCACGCCCTTTGCCCATACTTCCCCAGcccctctcttcttccacttGGCGGATTGCGGGGGCCTGCGGCTATTGCGCCTGCCTTTGCGACTTTCCCTGACCATTGCCGACATTCGACGAAAAATCTAAATTTAATTGGCGGCAGAGCGGCTAATTACGAGCGGCCTCCTTCCGCTTTTACTTTTCTTCTCGACGTCGTTCCGCCTTGTCCACAACAAAAACTGGCTCTGATGGCTGCCGTCAAGCTGTACGCTACGGGCTATCGATAACAGCTTCATCTGCAAAGTGTCCTCAGAAAGCGACCATACTTCTTTCGTTCTTCTCCGTTGATGTTGTCGTCTCCCCCTCATCTTTTGCTTGTCCTGTGTAACCAGGATCCTTTTGGCCATCGTCCCTGTTTTTATTATGGGGATGATTGGGGAATCCGGAATCCAGAATGTGACCCGCTTCAACTTTTAAACTACTTTCCGAATCCGAAAAGCAAAAGCGGCAAGTTACAGGGCGATGATAGTCATTATCTTTCGAGCCGCAAAATTCTATTGGCCATTCAAAATGTTTGGTACTCTCAGGCGCGGTCGGGTCCCATCCTTGCTTTTTGGGGCCCCTCAAAGGACCCTCGTTTATGGAGAGTCACAGCCGAATAGGGTACTAATCATCATCGACCGACAGCTCTATTAGGCGTGTCTATAGTTGGCACACATATTGTGGATTCGTCCCGGTCTTTCGCCTCGCTGTTTCCATGATCCCAAGAAGACATTTCAGCAAGTCTCCATTTTCATTGTTCTTCTTGACCTCCATTCACAGCAATCCCCGTTACTTATTGACACTTTCTGCTTGACGCATTCACAAACACTGACAAATTTGATTGCTCCTTTGTCAACTTTAGGTTTTACAATCTTTCTTCAACAACATGAGTATACTTCTTCGTTCTCACACTACTGATCTTCTCATTCCTCTTCTTacatcttttcctttgTCTCTGAAAAAACCTATGCAGCTTATTGTCTTTGCAGTTCGCCACGATAAAAAGCCCGGGCGGACCTAATATTTCGCCACCACTTATGCGGCGATGTTTTTGCTTCATACCTAGCCAGAATTACCTAGCCAGACTTTAAAGCAAAGCGACACCAACCATACCTTCTGTCGCTTTAAACCCTTGACGTAACAAATCAAGGCGCGGCTGCTGCACATATATCCAACTACTGACAGTTCATCGATAGATGTGGGGAGGGTATTGGCCGCCTTTACAAACCACGTACGGATACGGAACAGTGCGTCTAATTCATCATATATGAAAACTTGGCTAAATGTGGGTTTTGTATAAGATGCCGAGTCCCTACTATGTGGGTGGGTTGGGAATCCCATACATGATGGGTATGGGAGGTCTAGGTTTGttctttccccttttttGTTATACTCTTGCCCAAAGATACAACTGAGTAAAAATAGGCTACGGTCTTGGGGCTAGTATGTACGGAATGGGCATGGGCATGGGCATGGGCATGAACACGGGAATGCTTTATCCCTATGGTATGGCTGCTACCAATCCTTACGCGTATACCGGGATGGTATGTTTTTCTGATACACATCACAAAGAAGTTTTGATTTAACAGCTGATTGCTGAGCTGACGGGATGGCAGTATGGTATTGGATTTTAAATTCTTGAATCGACAACAGTGGATTAATAAGGCAATTTTGAAGTGGCATAAATGCAATGCTACTATTGTACAATAGGACTATTTTTTGTTGTATGATACATGTGAATTACAACTATGGCTGTCCCTCTCAATCGTCCTCTGCAATCAAATACCTTGTGCCAAATACAGCGCAAAGCTTACTTTCGCTCGCAGCGCCAGCAAGCACGCCACGTCCCTCTTCCATATCTTGTCCACAGATAGGCAGCGGTATCTCACTACATAACCAAATTCCCACAAGCCAATTCTTGGTGTTGTTATCATCCTTCATTCGCGCCATCATCAATTGCGGGTCCACCCCCATCCTGGGAGCATCTGCAGTAAATGGCTGGAGTACTACGAGGACTTTTTCACCGTGGCCATGGAATTGGGTCAATTCAGAAGATGACCATTTTAGGACTTTACACCAGAATAACGCGCAATGGTGTGTGGGGCCGGGAATACATGAAAGCGGCTTCAAACGTATAGGGGCGGCCCGTCGGATGTGCTCGATGGGTGTAATTGCATCCATGTCGCCTTCATACCTCGACCGATTCCGCCTAGGCCCCCGATGTGAAGGATTGAGGATATTTTGCATGGATGTGTAGAAGAGATGTGTGGATGCCTTGTGTGACGACAGTAAATTTGCCAGTTGCAGAGATGAGGGTGTATGACTGCGCAGAAAGCATCAGATAAGAGTTATACACACGACCAAAAAAGGAGATAAAACGTATAATACTAACCCTTTTCCACTCCATTTGGTAATCTTTTTCCCATTTGGAGAGACACCAATTTCCTGTTCGTCGTCAACCAATATCGTTCTTTTTCTTGCAACCAGATCCTCTGTCACTTTACCAGACAATCTCGTCGCCTGGAGAGCCACCTTGGCTTCTGTTgattcttcttttttgaGAGGCAGCTGATCAAGCTGTTCAGTTACACGTCGGAGACTTTTTGGCTTGGAAACAGACTCTTGCTCTTGGGATCTCCGACTGGGAGTGTGTAATGACAAAGGCTGGAGTTTGGAAGAACCTCCTGCTGTCGTTCGACGAGCTACTTTTAACGGTGCAGGTGAGAGATATTGCCGCACGTTTGAGGTCCGGTCGTCGTTTGGATGGATAGATGGAGTTGTTGCTCTTGCTTTGGAGGCAGATGTCTCTTTACTACTCGTTCCATGCTGCTCATTTGGGCGTCGAAAAGGCGTTTGTAGTGTAGCATCTCTTTGGCCATTCTCATTTCGCGCCTTTTGCTGAGAATTTGGTGACGATGGTGGAGGAGGTTTCACTGACGAGGGTGTTATTTTCCCACTAGCTTTGGGTCTCTTTTGCTTGGGAGTGCCCAgagaaaaggcaaaagCGGATGATGTTATAGGCGCTGGCCTCTTGTTAGGACCAACGCTTGGAAGAGGCATGATTTGGCGATACCGTTGGAGAATGCAAAGAAAGTAATGACTTTGGAAGAGAGTGATTGGTGGTTCAGATCATAGTCATTTGATAGTCTCATGTGCATGGAAGATAAAATCAAGACAATTTGAGTTCAGGCAAGCAAGCACTCACGTCAATCCACTGCAGTCACTGCAATCGCATCTTGCATCTCGTCGCTATCGATCATCATACATCCGCCGGGCGACAACACGAAGTCATGTCGTCATGAATTTATGGCGGCCATTGCttaattattatttatttatcGCTTGTGTATTATCAGTCactcatcttcttctcaaaGCGCTACTGTCGCATTTTGGCCAATAATTCCTCACGAACACGACAAAGCATCACTTTATTGTTGGCATCGCCTTTCAGCCGATCCCCTGCCCCCTCCTCCTGACTTAAAAGATATTCCCCCAAGCAGTTACATAAACCATGTCGGACACAAAGGTCGCGGCTCTGCAAGCTCAGCTCCAGTCTTCTACTATTTCATTCCAGAAAATTGAGAATGGTACGTATTTTAACTCTCTTTTGACCATGGGTCTGCAGGCCTCAATGTATTAAATTGATATTGCGTAGAGCTTGCCGGTGTAATTGAAGCAAGACAACGTCTGGACTCTCAGTTGTCAGAAAATGAGCTCGTTCTTAAAGTATGTAATTCCGCGGATTTTCAAAGAATCAGTGCTTAAATCCAGTGTAGGAGTTCAAATTGCTCAAATCCCACAACACGGTATATAAACTTATAGGACCGGCCTTGGTTCCTCAAGACTCAAACGAAGCGAAAGTGAACGTGGAGAAGCGGTTGGAATATATCCGTGCTGAAATGTAAGTCCACAGATTCTTTACCTTCTCATAGAAAGGCGGCCTAGATGCTCACAAGCAGCATTTTCCACTAGTAAAAGAGTAGAAGGCCAATTGAAAGAAATCGAAGATAAGGCAGCcagaaagaaggaagaggtgcGTTTCTTGGAACCTTCAATGTGTTAAGAGCCTCATTCATGACGGTGTATCTTTTAGATTATCACACTGCAGCAACAATTCCAAGCTTTACAAGCGCCCAGCGCTCCTCAGCCATCGAAAGGTTAGATGTCTTATAGACTGTTCCGATGTTAATACCTCTCCGACCCGTTGGCGCTTACTGTACAAGCTCGCCCACAAATTGCACGTACAGCCACATGAACACCTCATTCCAATGAGAAACGCACGGCTTGTTTTCTTGATATATAGTACTCTACATCCATGACCCGTACAACACAGTTCATAATTATAGATCACGGCTTGAACCACTTCCCACTTTTTCAGTCTTTGCGTCTTCATTCTCGGACGTCGGAGAATCAACGAGTACGATTTCATCCACATTTTCTCGCACGTCGGTCTTGATGGGCTCGATGCCCTCACAAGACATGGAAGGTGTTACGTCAGGCTTCGCAGTATCCGCTGGAGATGCCGGGCTCATCTGCTTAGGACTCATGACTTTGTTTGCTGCAATGTCCTTGAACTCCCCTTCTTCTACATCTGAAGATAATGAAGAGGTGGAAGTTGAAGGATCGCAAGAAACGTAGGAATCCATTGATTCTGATGCAAATGACACATTGGCGGAATCGCCGGGGGATGAAGTGGCACCTCGGGACGGCGAAGAGCGGTTTAAGTGTAGTCGACGCATTCTGGATGAAGGGTCAGCACACTGAATAAACCATTTTATACTGGAAAACAAAACCTACTTATGGACTGCCCGCATAACGGTTCTTTCCTACGGTCAGTACCTAAAGCAACTACAATTGCTATACTTACAGGATGCTTCTGAATGTCCCAATCGCGTCCTTAATCTCATCTTGAGTGGGCTCTTCCACTCGTTTGCCAACTTCGAACAAATTCTCTTCCGTGTCAATCATCGGTAAACGTGTTCCGTCAGTTGTCCACGGATGTTCCTAAACCGATATCAGAAGATAAAACGTTTGGGTCAAATCGCTACGCACTCGTAAACGTGGCATGTCGATACGCGATGCTGGATCTTTGCAAAGCGTGCGCTCTATCAAATCCCGAAGCGATGCGTCCCAGTCTTCAGGAATTCGTGGGCTGGGCATATTAGTTACAGATCCCACAAACTGTTGTCATTCTGATGATGTACACACACCTTTTTTCCATGACAGCAGCGTACAGCTCGATAATATTTGCATAATTGAAAGGCAAAGTGCCGGTCAACATGCAGTAAAGCGTGACTCCAAGAGCCCAGATATCCACTGCCTTCCCATGTAATTCACCACCAGCTACATCGTAAACTATGTCAACATTTTTGGACGTGTTAGATTTCAAGGAGGCTCACATTGGAAGCTTTCAGGGCTTTGGAAGGCCGGGCTACCGCCAGATTTTTGAATCCGGTCGTCCCCTCTCTTTGTGAACATTTCTGAAACTCCAAAATCACATAGTTTGACGAGTTGCCTATCTGCAGAGAGAAGTATATTGTCTGGTTTGATCTTTTACGATACTGTAAATCCAATATACCCGTTGAAAAGTGATGCTTGAAATACTCACATCGCGATGCACGATTTCATTGGCATGCAGGTATTCCAAGCCAAGACAAAGTTGCCTGAAGTATTCCCTAGTCTGTTCGCGATCAAAAGGCGGCTGGGCATTTGAGTCATCTGCCCCAGCTTTGACTTTCATGAGGGTTCCCCCGGGCATGTATTCCAACACCAGGAATAGAGCATCGGCGGTAGAAACAGATATGGCCTCATACAGATGTACAAGCTGTATGTCAGCGAGAATAAAGGGTGGTACGACGTACGTTGGGATGACTGGACGATAATCAATTCAGTCCTTCATATGTTCGTTATTGCGTGGACTCACTCGAGCTTTTTCATCACGGCAATCTCCCTTCGGATCAGGCCCAGTGGGTCTTCCGTCTTCTCGTCTCCAGATTGTGTGCTGTCCAAAATGCCGGAGATCTCCTTTTCACTAGATTGTGACGGCTGTTCTCGACTTTTcccttcatcttcaccCATTGCCTTTCGCGCCCTTCCATTCCGTAATTTACTTCGCATGTTTGCACGATGTTTCTCCTCAAGAGACTGGTGATGGAGCCTGGATTTTGAAAACTCTTTGATTGCCTGTTGGAGCGAACGTCAATAGGAAGAAGGAATATGGAAGCCAGGCTCACGTATTTCACGCCCGTATGTATGTCAACTCCTAGCTCAACTTTGGCGTAAGCTCCTTGTCCAAGGCTCATCCCAATTTTGTACTGGTTGATCATCCGTTCGCCATCTTTGTTGGCTGTTTGCGTGCCATCAATGGTTTCACGGACACGATGAGTTGAGCTTGTTCTGCGGTGATGCAATCCTTTGGGCCTCAAGGAGGGTGACGATGGGGAAGGAGATCGGACGGTCGTGGCTAGAGATGGCGAAGCAAAAGGGGGAGATGTGGGGCGAAGGAAGGAAGGCGAAGCCGGGGCGGGTAGGGGTGTGACCATAGGTGGTGGTGAATCAGTAGTGGACTGAGGAAGAGAACTTGGAGACTCGATAGTAGGAAATGCTTGTGATGAAATCTTCCGTGGTTGAGAAGGCGAAGTATCTTTTGTGACTGTCTTGTCTTTTGTAGGGGAGGGGGGTGAGATGACGGTGGCTGGGGGTGGAGGCTCGAGGAGAGTCGGGCGGAGAGAGGAAGGGCTGTCCTGATCCATGTTGGTACAGATGATGGTTGGTGCCAGGAGAAATGGTATAAACTAGAAGAAACGAATGACAGCAATGAAATGCACGTCGAAAAGTGTGGACTAATAACTATTTCTCGGCCGCCGGCCCTCCGTCGGCGCATTTTCATCATGCCTTCATTCATGTCTGTTTACAAGATTACGAGTACAATTGCACTGTTGGCAAATGAACAAGCATTAGCTAAATAATAGTGGACCACATCGGCATCAAACTTACATAAATGTGTACTGGAGCAGAGCTTCATACGGAGGACGGCTATGCTCTCTTGTAATCAAACCTCATTTAACCGCCGCACCATCACCATACATACATGAACCCTGTAAAATGTAAAGGCACTCTGGTATAATAATGGAAGAACCGATCGAAAGCCGAAATTCATACATAATCTAATACATCATATAAAAACGACGACGCTTGCTTTAGACCGACAATGATGTCGAACCGCTTTTCATCCaatcatccatctctttACTTGTCATTGCTCCGATCTTTTCGATTTCTGAACCCTCTGAGTAGCGAGTTTCTTGACTATGGGTTTTAGGAGCCTTCGTAATGTTTGTCGGTGTCTCAACTCGACTTGACGTTTCTTGCGCCGCCATACTAAGCCGGACAGATTCAGGGTACAGAACTGCAAAGGTAAGATACGAGGTATGTCCCTTCATTTCAGGGGAGGGTTTGGTAAGCACGGTAGTAGGGAAAGGATTGGATGGTTCAGTCCAGAGCAGATTTGTTTTTGGATGCGGATCTGCTGGAGCCGCATTGTCAGGACCAGAGACTGACGTCTGTTCCAACTTCCTCTTAGTCCCCGTCTCCCCCTCCACAGGAAGAGCATCATTCGCTTCGATGCCCTTGACCTTTCGGTTGTTCTCTTTGGCAGTTTTAATTTGTAACAGACgcctctcttcctttctttgCTCGTGTTCTCGAAGATAAGAGACAACGGAAGATATGGAAGATAGGTAGGCGGTGTTGGGGGGAGGAGCAACGAGTTCATGGGTTCGAATAAGGACTTCTTGCGTTGAAATATCTGCAGCTTCATGAGAACAAGATACCCAAGTGCCGGCGTTGGACGTACCTGAAAATCCTTCAGAGCGCAAACAAGTAACTGTTTTGAGCACTTGCTCAAGGCAAGGGCTAAAGCAGCAAATCCTGGTGATAATATCACGCTACATATTTTCAGCGACAACCCACCACAAGGACGACGTGCAGATACTCACTCGAAGGGCCTTGACCGCATGCGGAATGGCTTCCCAGGGTGCTGGGAGGTCAAGAAAAACTTTCACCTCAATGTAAGCCATTGTGCAACTGAATACATCAAGACTTACCTCCTTCCACCCCCTGTGCGTCTCCGAAACCTTCTTTGCAGACATTTCGATGCTGTAAGCGAACGTTGGTCAAGCCGTGCGATTCAAACTCTTTCCTATATAATTCAGCGGGGTTTGCACATGAGAAACTTACAAGGCAGTTTCAAAACGTTGTCGATGGTATTCGAAAGACATCACCTGGCCATTTGGACCCACGCTTCTAGACAGACTATGTGTCATGCTCCCGCTTCCCGTCCCGGCTTCAATGACTTTTCCGCCCACACGTACACCGAGGCGCATGGTGATGTACGATATATCGGGAAGATAGAGGATTTGTGTGCGGTGGGGGAGTGAAAGGGTCCATAACTCTGGCGTGGGGCGAAGTACGTGGACGTAGCCTGGGTGGGGCGGTGGGGAGTGAACCTGATGAGGTCAAATTATCAGCTAAGCCACCATATATAGGGACTCACCTTTGAGCCATACTTTTGCCCTATCAGCATATCATGGGGGTATCTTCCGTATTTGTTGTGAAACGTTTCCCCTGGGACGATAGTGATGGCTGTCATGTTGTCACGAGCCTGAAGATAAGCTTACTTCGAAGAGATGAAAACGTACCATGTAAAGGATAACGATGTCACCAGCCTCTATGTGTGCTCTGGAGTGAAGCATCGGTTTTTGAGCATCCATAGCGTACACTGGTATTGATTATGGGAAGTTTTAGAGGAGGGAAGGCAATTTACAGAGCTGTAGATGCCGGGATAGTTGGTTGTAATTCTATAAACATGGCACTCAGCCAGCATTCTGACTTGAATTCTTCATACTTTTGTTCCCTGGGCATTCTGTTTACGTAATAAAACAAAAAGGCTGTTGGTGCCTGAGATAAACTGGTATGACGGGGACGGCTGATTTCTTGTGCTTGGTTTGATTTTTGATTTACTGACTGGCGATTTTTGGTTTCTCATTCCAGCAGCTCGCATCTACCACCCACTGCACGCCACATCGTCCCGCAATACCCATTCCAACGTCGTCAGCCGCCATGGCCACCGACATCCGTCTTCTCGTCCATTCAGTTGTATACCCAACCAGCAATGAGCAATACACTCGTGACCAACAAGCTCTCTCAGACCTCTTCAAGGAACCAGGTAAGTGTTACCATTCCCTTCTTGCTCATAATTTCATCTCCTGATGTTGCAATTTCAGGATTCCTTATCTCTCTGCAAACTCTGGCGGGCGATAAGACCTTGAGTCAGCCAGAGAGACTCATGGCTTCACTCATCACTGGAAGAGAAATGAAAACCAAGTGGAGAAGCAAAGCGTACGTTCCTTGTTAGGAGAACTCACTCTGACGATCAGTATTACCCCAGAGACCCGCAAACCGGAAATTAGACAAATGCTTTTCAGCTttttggaagaagaagattttGCTGTGAGTTTCTACTGGATGATATATGGTAGTGATCAGAACGCACATGCTGATGCTGCTCAAAAGATTGCCCGTCCTCAACTGAGCCTGCTTGTCGCAGTAGCGCGCATCGAATATCCTAGGACATGGCAAAATCTCCCCGAGCTTTTCCTTGCCCCACTCCTCTCGACTTTGCCCCACTTGGCCAACCCTCCATCGCTGACTCCAGCTGCCTCGACATTGCTGATCAATGTTCTTTGGACAATCAATGCATTAGTCAAAGAGTGGAGGACTGTGAGGATCGCACAAGGAGCCACCGTCATGCAGACATTAGAGCAGCTCTTCACAGAGCCTCTTCGTCAAATTTTGGATATTTGGGGCGAAAGTGAGAGAAACGGCGAGGGCTACGTGACTTTAGAAGAGGCAGGTAGATACGCTTTCAAGTAAGTTGTTGAATGTTTTTTCCATCATACTAACTTATCAAGAATTCTTGCTCGATTTTGTCAGTGGCACTGGTCCAAGGCAAAGCCAATGCAAACGGAAGAGGCTATCCTCCGAATTCAGTACCTTGTCGGCCATTCTGTCACTCATGCCTCTGTTATCCAATCAAACCGACTTCGGTTGATCGCAAGCAAGACGCCCTCGGAAAAAACGCTTAGATCCATCACAAAACATCTGCGAGCGATCGGGAAATGGTGGCGTGCCATGATTGCTCTTGATCCTAAAGGTTTTTGTAAAATTGATGGAGCCACGGCGGGCATTGGATGGTGGTGGGGAGAGGTCGGGGGTGTTGTTGCAGGCACAGATGGTGCCATTTCTAACGATGGTGAGTAATCGTTTGCGAGTCAGTGACTGATGGCAATTAGACTCGGATGATTCGCCTTACCCGAAGCGATTTTTGCTCTTGGGATTGCTTCTCTTTAAAGATATTCTTCCAATTCTTGCTGCGGATCATCATGATAGTAAGTTTCTACTAGGCTTGTAATGCGCTGACAGTGATTAGTTTTCACTCCTGATTTTATTCTTTCTGCTTTCCACTTATTGGTGGACAaacttcttcctctcaCTTCTACTGACCTCGAAGCCCTTGAAGATGAACCTGAAGAATGGCTTATTGGCGAAAATACTGATGAAGAAGCCTGGGCCTTTGAATTCAGAGTCAGTCAGAATCCTTATCTCTATCTACCTGCTTTTCTGACAGTCTCTAGCCATGCGCGGAGCGTGTTCTTATAGCACTCAATAATGCCTGTCGCAATGTTCCCCGAGAAAATAAGGTTATTGAACCAGCTATGCTCAAATTGCTTTCCGAGACACAGCGTAAGTTGAACAAACATCGAGTGGGAGCTAATATTAAGTCATACCACCTGACAATCTGCCGTCGGTGTTGCGACATGAGTCTGTATATTGTGCTTTGGGGCGCCTAAGTCGTTCAATGGCATCGTATGGCGGAGTAAATTTTGAGTCTTTACTCACAGGTATGGGCTCCTGGATCAGCCAGGAGAAGCCTTTGTGAGTATGGTATATCGGTCGAGCCTGCCACTATTATTGACTTATATGGGTTTAGGCACCGTATCATCAAACGTCGTGTTGCTTGGCTTATTGGTGAATGGATGAGTGGGGATGAAGAATCTGCCAAACTCCATATAGTGTGGCAACTGCTCTTGCACCTTCTCTCAGAGAGAGGGGATGCATCTGATCGAGCAGTAAATCTCAGTGCTGCAGTGGCCATCAAGGAATGTGTTGACTTGTGGGAACTCCCAATTGATTACTTTCTGCCTTTTCTAGAGCAAACAGTCCAGGAATTGTGAGTGCTGTAATGCTTAATACGAAGCTTATAAAGTCGGATCAGAATCAAATTGCTTGGCGAGGCAAGCACCTTGGATGGGAAAAGATATGTGAATGACACTATTGGGGTTGTGATTGAAAGGGTTGGGGACAAGGTAAATTGATGATTTTTTTTATCATTGGCAATATTCTCATAACACATACCAATCAAGATTATGCCATATCTACCCACTCTGGCACAGTCTGTGCCTGCACTCTGTAAgtttccatctcctctgGGCTTAGTGAAACAAAAataatgatgatgacaGGGCATGGTGCAATCGGTTTGGAAGGAGAGTGGCTCTTCAAAGCGTCTTTGGTAGTCCTAACTACCAAGCTGGTATCTGTGAGttgtctcttctttcattatctaagagaggaaaaaagCAACTGATCACATCATATAGGCAGCCAAGGAATCATCTGGTGAATTAATGGAGCTGGTAATTCCTTTGATAGAAGAAAGCTTGCAGCCACCAGCCAAGGAATTTTTCGAAGAGGATGGCCTGATTTTGTGAGTTGAAAGTGTAACAAACTGTGGACTTACATATCTGACAAAGTACTACAGATGGCAGACTGCCCTATACAATTCTGCATCACCCTATCAACCATCTTCAGACACAGGTCTTATACACATTCTTCCCAGCTTATTATTTGTCTTGGGCTCCAACTTGGACTTATTGCCAAACTTGCTCAGTCTATTGGACTCTTACCTTCTGCTTGATCCAATTGGTATAAGTCAGGTTAGTTTACAACAAGCTGCAAAATTTACAACCTGCTGATGTGTTTCATAGGCTCATGGGCATGCTATTGCCTCAAATTTGGCTACAGCTCTGTCAACTAGTGCTGGAAATGAATCAGCAGTTATTCGCATCCTTGCCACAGTGTCTCTTTGGACACGCATTGCTCCACTGCCTGTCATCTCATCTCTGCTCCTTCAGGCTGGAATATTCCACCATATAACAACAGCCTTGGAAGATGACAAAGCTTCTGGCCTCATCCTTGCAGCATACCTGGAAATACTCTGCAGAATTGCAATGAGCAATCCAAACATCTTTCTTCAGATGGTGGAAGAATCTGCAACAATTCAGTCTCAAGATGTGCACAAATTGCTGGAGGAGATCCTGGATGCAGTATGGAGGAATTTTGACTATGTAGGGGATACAAGATTGCGGAAAGTTGTGGCTATGGGAGTAGGAAATTTGCTTTTGACTGGAAACCAGCAAGTCATGGAGAGGCTTGATGGTGATTTCAGTATGTGATTGGGACTTGCAAGTGACTGGGTACTGATGATTACTAAAGTGAACATATTTCTGGATGTCTTAGGTGAAGTGCAACAATCTGAGGGAAGGCTTTCAGGGCAAGAGTCAGTGCCCTGATATACCTTTTGTGATGTCTTTTTGCTGATATTAATTGCAGGACTGGTCTTGTGCCTTGGAAAGACAATAATAGTACCCTTTGGACAGAGATAGAAAGTATGTCATTTTACTCATGTATATTTATCACCTTGGACATGATCTAATAATATCATAGATACACCAGAAGGACAACGACGATTGTCTTTGGAAGACAATGATCCTGCATACACTGTGCCTCTCAAAGACTTCATTTTACAGCTTCTCAAACAAGCCTCATCTGTAGGGTTAAATCCCTACTGGGAGAAAGCAGATGCTGGCACAAAGCAAAGCTTGGAGAAGTTTTTAACAACTTAAACTTCAAAAGTTACACTAGTATATGAATTCTTGACTTGTTCACTTTTCACTGGCTCACAATCCTTTTCTTGTTCACTGATATTACTTGAGCATGCAAGAGATGGAAGCCTTCCTACACCAAGAAATAAGTCCCAGGTGTAAAACAAACCCAGAGTGTTGAC is a window from the Cryptococcus gattii WM276 chromosome L, complete sequence genome containing:
- a CDS encoding Hypothetical protein (Similar to SGTC gene model, INSD accession EAL17874.1; CNBL1360) — protein: MPLPSVGPNKRPAPITSSAFAFSLGTPKQKRPKASGKITPSSVKPPPPSSPNSQQKARNENGQRDATLQTPFRRPNEQHGTSSKETSASKARATTPSIHPNDDRTSNVRQYLSPAPLKVARRTTAGGSSKLQPLSLHTPSRRSQEQESVSKPKSLRRVTEQLDQLPLKKEESTEAKVALQATRLSGKVTEDLVARKRTILVDDEQEIGVSPNGKKITKWSGKGHTPSSLQLANLLSSHKASTHLFYTSMQNILNPSHRGPRRNRSRYEGDMDAITPIEHIRRAAPIRLKPLSCIPGPTHHCALFWCKVLKWSSSELTQFHGHGEKVLVVLQPFTADAPRMGVDPQLMMARMKDDNNTKNWLVGIWLCSEIPLPICGQDMEEGRGVLAGAASESKLCAVFGTRYLIAEDD
- a CDS encoding tubulin-binding prefolding complex subunit YKE2 (Similar to TIGR gene model, INSD accession AAW45023.1; CNH01410) — translated: MSDTKVAALQAQLQSSTISFQKIENELAGVIEARQRLDSQLSENELVLKEFKLLKSHNTVYKLIGPALVPQDSNEAKVNVEKRLEYIRAEIKRVEGQLKEIEDKAARKKEEIITLQQQFQALQAPSAPQPSKG
- a CDS encoding Hypothetical protein (Similar to SGTC gene model, INSD accession EAL17876.1; CNBL1380) produces the protein MDQDSPSSLRPTLLEPPPPATVISPPSPTKDKTVTKDTSPSQPRKISSQAFPTIESPSSLPQSTTDSPPPMVTPLPAPASPSFLRPTSPPFASPSLATTVRSPSPSSPSLRPKGLHHRRTSSTHRVRETIDGTQTANKDGERMINQYKIGMSLGQGAYAKVELGVDIHTGVKYAIKEFSKSRLHHQSLEEKHRANMRSKLRNGRARKAMGEDEGKSREQPSQSSEKEISGILDSTQSGDEKTEDPLGLIRREIAVMKKLDHPNLVHLYEAISVSTADALFLVLEYMPGGTLMKVKAGADDSNAQPPFDREQTREYFRQLCLGLEYLHANEIVHRDIKPDNILLSADRQLVKLCDFGVSEMFTKRGDDRIQKSGGSPAFQSPESFQSGGELHGKAVDIWALGVTLYCMLTGTLPFNYANIIELYAAVMEKSPRIPEDWDASLRDLIERTLCKDPASRIDMPRLREHPWTTDGTRLPMIDTEENLFEVGKRVEEPTQDEIKDAIGTFRSILTVMRAVHKMRRLHLNRSSPSRGATSSPGDSANVSFASESMDSYVSCDPSTSTSSLSSDVEEGEFKDIAANKVMSPKQMSPASPADTAKPDVTPSMSCEGIEPIKTDVRENVDEIVLVDSPTSENEDAKTEKVGSGSSRDL
- a CDS encoding Subunit of tRNA (1-methyladenosine) methyltransferase, putative; Gcd14p (Similar to TIGR gene model, INSD accession AAW45025.1) yields the protein MDAQKPMLHSRAHIEAGDIVILYMARDNMTAITIVPGETFHNKYGRYPHDMLIGQKYGSKVHSPPPHPGYVHVLRPTPELWTLSLPHRTQILYLPDISYITMRLGVRVGGKVIEAGTGSGSMTHSLSRSVGPNGQVMSFEYHRQRFETALKEFESHGLTNVRLQHRNVCKEGFGDAQGVEGVFLDLPAPWEAIPHAVKALRRDIITRICCFSPCLEQVLKTVTCLRSEGFSDISTQEVLIRTHELVAPPPNTAYLSSISSVVSYLREHEQRKEERRLLQIKTAKENNRKVKGIEANDALPVEGETGTKRKLEQTSVSGPDNAAPADPHPKTNLLWTEPSNPFPTTVLTKPSPEMKGHTSYLTFAVLYPESVRLSMAAQETSSRVETPTNITKAPKTHSQETRYSEGSEIEKIGAMTSKEMDDWMKSGSTSLSV